One window from the genome of Spiractinospora alimapuensis encodes:
- a CDS encoding HD domain-containing protein, with amino-acid sequence MPSTDHPIRTVADADAVAAAAHAGQSDKAGRPAIEHVRAVAAALRDHGEHAEIAGLLHDVVEDTPLTTEELRRRQCPEAVVRAIDAVTRRPDEPYLDMVARAAADPLGRLVKLADNAHNADESRLRRLAPATAERLRRKYAAARQILTREPA; translated from the coding sequence GTGCCATCCACTGATCACCCCATCCGCACCGTCGCCGACGCCGACGCCGTGGCCGCCGCCGCTCACGCCGGCCAGTCCGACAAGGCGGGACGACCCGCCATCGAGCACGTCCGCGCGGTCGCCGCCGCGCTGCGCGACCACGGCGAGCACGCCGAGATCGCCGGACTCCTGCACGACGTCGTGGAGGACACTCCCCTCACCACCGAGGAGCTCCGCCGCCGCCAGTGCCCCGAAGCCGTCGTGCGCGCGATCGACGCCGTGACCCGCCGCCCCGATGAGCCCTACCTCGACATGGTCGCCCGCGCGGCGGCCGATCCGCTGGGTCGCCTCGTCAAGCTCGCCGACAATGCCCACAACGCGGACGAGAGCCGACTTCGGCGGCTCGCCCCGGCCACGGCGGAACGGTTGCGCCGAAAGTACGCGGCCGCCCGCCAAATCCTCACCCGGGAACCCGCCTGA
- the aztB gene encoding zinc ABC transporter permease AztB yields the protein MDWLLSPFEAQFVARALWGGVLVSCVCALAGTWVVLRGMAFLGDAMSHGMLPGVALAALLGGNLVLGAAVSAVTMAVGVHALSRSPRLSQDTAIGLLFVGMLATGVILVSRSPSFAVDLTAFLFGDVLAVGTNDLLGLAVALAVALVVTLLGYRAFVALAFDPRKAHTLGLAPRAAHLVMLGLVTLAIVASFHVVGTLLVFGLLVAPPAAMALWGPRIPVTMLGAALIGSASTFVGLLLSWHLGTAAGATIAVTAVVAFFLSALAASVVQRRPAPSQAAPIPSRPSRTEVAA from the coding sequence ATGGATTGGTTGTTGTCCCCCTTCGAAGCGCAGTTCGTCGCCCGGGCCCTGTGGGGAGGAGTACTGGTTTCCTGCGTGTGCGCCCTGGCGGGAACGTGGGTCGTCCTGCGCGGCATGGCGTTCCTCGGCGACGCGATGTCGCACGGGATGCTTCCGGGTGTCGCCCTCGCTGCTCTCCTCGGCGGGAACCTCGTGCTCGGGGCGGCGGTCAGCGCCGTCACCATGGCCGTCGGAGTCCACGCGCTCTCCCGCTCGCCCCGGTTGTCACAGGACACCGCCATCGGTCTGCTCTTCGTCGGGATGCTCGCCACCGGAGTGATCCTGGTGTCCCGCTCGCCGTCGTTCGCCGTCGACCTGACCGCGTTCCTCTTCGGTGACGTCCTCGCGGTCGGCACCAACGACCTGCTGGGCCTGGCGGTCGCCCTCGCCGTCGCCCTCGTCGTCACCCTGCTGGGCTACCGCGCGTTCGTCGCCCTCGCCTTCGACCCCCGCAAGGCGCACACCCTGGGTCTGGCACCCCGCGCCGCGCACCTGGTGATGCTCGGGCTGGTCACGTTGGCGATCGTCGCGTCGTTCCACGTCGTGGGAACTCTGTTGGTCTTCGGGTTGCTCGTCGCACCACCGGCCGCGATGGCGCTCTGGGGGCCACGAATCCCCGTGACCATGCTCGGCGCCGCCCTCATCGGATCGGCGTCCACCTTCGTGGGGCTGCTCCTCTCCTGGCACCTGGGGACAGCCGCGGGCGCGACGATCGCGGTCACCGCGGTCGTCGCCTTCTTCCTGTCCGCGCTGGCCGCCTCGGTCGTCCAACGCCGCCCCGCGCCCTCCCAGGCCGCGCCCATCCCGTCCCGCCCGTCCCGGACCGAGGTCGCCGCATGA
- a CDS encoding TetR/AcrR family transcriptional regulator: MAEVKGRQKRTEKARQTRRRVVRAAEEMFVADGYGVTTLQGIAQRAEVAVQTIYFTFGNKRALLKEVVDTAIAGDDEPVATMDREWFRGAIAASTAHEHLWLHVEGTTAVLGRVARIVEMLRVATAVDPDVEGLWDTPGDPRYEVQRATAEALLGKPGIRPDLSAADVADVLYGLLSPELFLMFTREREWSAPRWQEWVYDTLVRQVCVDHAKAGE, translated from the coding sequence ATGGCTGAGGTCAAGGGCAGGCAGAAGCGGACGGAGAAGGCGCGTCAGACGCGGCGGCGGGTGGTGCGGGCGGCCGAGGAGATGTTCGTGGCCGACGGCTACGGAGTCACCACGCTGCAGGGGATCGCGCAGCGCGCTGAGGTGGCGGTGCAGACGATCTACTTCACCTTCGGCAACAAGCGGGCGCTACTGAAGGAGGTCGTGGACACCGCGATCGCCGGAGACGACGAGCCGGTCGCCACGATGGACCGGGAGTGGTTCCGCGGTGCGATCGCGGCGTCGACCGCGCACGAGCACCTGTGGTTGCACGTTGAGGGCACGACGGCGGTGCTCGGCAGGGTGGCCCGCATCGTGGAGATGCTGCGCGTCGCCACCGCCGTTGACCCCGACGTGGAAGGGCTGTGGGACACTCCCGGCGACCCCCGATATGAGGTGCAGCGGGCGACGGCGGAGGCCTTGCTGGGCAAGCCGGGAATCCGCCCGGACCTGTCCGCCGCCGATGTGGCGGACGTGCTCTACGGGCTACTCAGTCCGGAGCTGTTCCTGATGTTCACGCGTGAACGGGAGTGGTCGGCGCCGCGTTGGCAGGAGTGGGTCTACGACACCCTCGTTCGTCAGGTGTGCGTTGACCACGCTAAGGCAGGTGAATGA
- the aztD gene encoding zinc metallochaperone AztD, with the protein MNIPVPPRRPRPRAAILPSAVIAALALSACGADADTRAETDDGGEVEVNAPVVATYDGGILVLDGESLEVEADLPLDGFNRLNAAGDGRHVLVSTQAGFQVLDAVGAELTEDTFDAAEPGHVVPHAGATALFADGTGEVTLFDPTELGDGLPDAETLTTEHAHHGVAVLLEDDELALTLGDDQERTGVRVLDADREEVARTEECPGVHGEATAEGGVAAFGCEDGMVIYHDGDFTKVESPDDYGRIGNQAGHDDSGYLLGDYKVDPDAELERPERVAVVDAGSGDLELVDLGTSYSFRSLARGPHGEGLVLGTDGALHEIDLESGEITDSLPVVDAWEEPMEWQDPRPTIHVRDHTAYITDPDARTLTAVNTDTGAVEAETELPETPNELTSP; encoded by the coding sequence ATGAACATCCCCGTACCCCCACGACGTCCGCGTCCCCGCGCGGCGATCCTGCCGAGTGCCGTGATCGCCGCCCTGGCACTGAGCGCGTGTGGCGCTGACGCCGACACCCGTGCCGAGACGGATGACGGCGGCGAGGTGGAGGTGAACGCCCCCGTCGTCGCCACCTACGACGGCGGCATCCTCGTCCTGGACGGTGAGTCCCTGGAAGTGGAGGCGGACCTGCCGCTGGACGGGTTCAACCGCCTCAACGCGGCCGGGGACGGCCGGCACGTCCTGGTGTCGACGCAGGCGGGCTTCCAGGTGCTGGACGCCGTGGGCGCGGAGCTCACCGAGGACACGTTCGACGCCGCCGAACCGGGCCACGTCGTCCCGCACGCGGGCGCGACCGCGCTCTTCGCGGACGGCACTGGTGAGGTTACCCTGTTCGACCCGACCGAGCTCGGCGATGGTCTCCCCGACGCCGAGACGCTCACCACCGAGCACGCGCACCACGGCGTCGCGGTGCTGTTGGAGGACGACGAGCTGGCCCTCACCCTCGGAGACGACCAGGAGCGCACCGGCGTGCGGGTCCTGGACGCCGACCGCGAGGAGGTCGCGCGCACCGAGGAGTGCCCCGGGGTGCACGGTGAGGCGACCGCCGAGGGCGGCGTCGCGGCCTTCGGGTGCGAGGACGGCATGGTGATCTACCACGACGGCGACTTCACGAAGGTGGAGAGCCCCGACGACTACGGCCGGATCGGCAACCAGGCCGGACACGACGACTCCGGCTACCTGCTCGGCGACTACAAGGTGGACCCCGACGCCGAGCTGGAGCGCCCGGAGCGGGTCGCGGTGGTCGACGCCGGCTCCGGCGACCTGGAGCTGGTGGACCTCGGCACCAGTTACAGCTTCCGGTCCCTCGCCCGAGGACCGCACGGCGAGGGACTCGTCCTGGGCACCGACGGGGCGCTGCACGAGATCGACCTGGAGTCGGGTGAGATCACCGACAGTCTCCCCGTCGTCGACGCCTGGGAGGAACCCATGGAGTGGCAGGACCCGCGCCCCACGATCCACGTGCGCGACCACACCGCCTACATCACCGACCCCGACGCCCGTACGCTCACCGCCGTCAACACCGACACCGGTGCCGTCGAGGCCGAGACGGAGCTGCCCGAGACCCCGAACGAACTCACCAGTCCCTGA
- a CDS encoding class I SAM-dependent methyltransferase, whose amino-acid sequence MVTVANPSQEEAWNGWEGQAWAAHAARFDAMLGGFNEPLFAAASIDPTDRVVDLGCGTGQTTRLAASRAVRGRALGIDLSTPMLDHGRATAEREGLDNIAFEKGDIQVYPFPEHCFDVAISRGGVMFCDDLTAAFTNIRGALRPGGRLAMITAVHDPDGEESRATAALAPHMTSPSPAAVGMMSLAEPRRIHDVLAGSGFSDVSVTSCEAEMRLGADAADAADFRLSLPPVAHNLRTIDPARHARLRAELRAGFLPHETPTGVLVRGTVLLTTASAPTNL is encoded by the coding sequence ATGGTCACGGTCGCGAATCCGTCGCAGGAGGAAGCCTGGAACGGCTGGGAGGGGCAGGCCTGGGCAGCGCACGCCGCACGGTTCGACGCCATGCTGGGCGGATTCAACGAACCACTCTTCGCCGCCGCTTCGATCGACCCAACGGACCGGGTGGTGGACCTGGGCTGTGGCACCGGGCAGACCACGCGGCTGGCCGCCTCCCGCGCCGTCCGGGGACGCGCGTTGGGGATCGACCTGTCAACCCCGATGCTCGACCACGGACGCGCGACAGCCGAACGCGAAGGACTGGACAACATCGCCTTCGAGAAGGGCGATATCCAGGTCTATCCCTTTCCCGAGCATTGCTTCGACGTCGCCATCAGCCGTGGCGGGGTCATGTTCTGCGATGACCTGACGGCTGCCTTCACCAATATCCGCGGCGCGCTACGTCCCGGAGGGCGACTGGCGATGATCACAGCAGTCCACGACCCCGACGGTGAGGAGAGTCGTGCGACCGCCGCGCTCGCTCCCCACATGACCTCTCCGTCACCGGCGGCGGTCGGCATGATGTCTCTCGCGGAGCCGAGACGAATTCACGACGTCCTCGCTGGCTCCGGATTCTCCGACGTGTCGGTGACCTCGTGCGAGGCCGAGATGCGTCTCGGCGCGGATGCGGCCGACGCGGCCGATTTCCGACTCTCCCTCCCGCCGGTGGCGCACAACCTCCGCACCATCGATCCCGCGCGACACGCACGACTGCGCGCGGAACTACGCGCCGGGTTCCTTCCGCACGAGACCCCGACCGGAGTCCTGGTGCGGGGGACCGTGCTCCTCACCACTGCCTCGGCACCAACCAACCTCTGA
- the aztC gene encoding zinc ABC transporter substrate-binding protein AztC, with product MRSHSHGGAVLAALSLAMLPGVAGCAALSSDRTDIVVTTNILGDITSNVLGDEADVSVLMPPNADPHSFGVSAQEAAEMAEAELLIYNGLGLEEGVLHNVEAAAEAGVPTLEVGAAIDPIDYAEGETAGEDDPHFWTDPLRVATAVDAIADAVIDTGGVDEEVVRDNAEDYQSRLEDLHEDLTEQFAAIPSEQRALITNHHVFGYLAERYDFDVIGAVFPSGTTLASPSSSDLQSLTDAIEEAGVGAVFADSSQNDRLAQVLADEADVHVEVISLYSESLTEADGGAPTYLAMARANAEAITAGLTATP from the coding sequence ATGCGTTCCCACAGCCATGGCGGCGCGGTTCTCGCCGCCCTCTCCCTGGCCATGCTGCCCGGCGTGGCCGGCTGCGCCGCCCTCAGTTCCGACCGCACCGACATCGTGGTCACCACGAACATCCTCGGCGACATCACCAGCAACGTCCTCGGCGACGAAGCCGACGTCAGTGTGCTGATGCCGCCCAACGCCGACCCGCACTCCTTCGGAGTCTCCGCCCAGGAGGCCGCCGAGATGGCCGAGGCGGAGCTCCTCATCTACAACGGGCTCGGTCTGGAGGAAGGCGTCCTGCACAACGTCGAAGCCGCCGCCGAGGCCGGTGTCCCCACGCTGGAGGTCGGCGCGGCGATTGACCCCATCGACTACGCGGAGGGCGAGACCGCGGGCGAGGACGACCCGCACTTCTGGACCGACCCGCTGCGTGTCGCCACCGCCGTCGACGCCATCGCCGACGCCGTCATCGACACCGGCGGCGTCGATGAGGAGGTCGTTCGGGACAACGCCGAGGATTACCAGTCTCGGCTCGAGGACCTGCACGAGGACCTGACGGAACAGTTCGCCGCCATCCCCAGCGAACAGCGCGCGCTCATCACCAACCACCACGTGTTCGGCTATCTCGCCGAGCGCTACGACTTCGACGTCATCGGCGCCGTCTTCCCGAGTGGGACCACTCTCGCTTCACCCAGCAGCTCCGACCTCCAGTCCCTGACCGACGCGATCGAGGAAGCGGGCGTCGGGGCGGTATTCGCCGACTCCTCCCAGAACGATCGCCTCGCCCAGGTGTTGGCCGACGAGGCCGACGTCCACGTCGAGGTGATCTCCCTGTACTCAGAGTCGCTGACCGAGGCGGACGGCGGCGCGCCCACTTACCTCGCCATGGCGCGCGCCAACGCCGAGGCCATCACCGCCGGGCTGACGGCGACCCCATGA
- a CDS encoding IclR family transcriptional regulator, with protein MDNALTMLLLLRSREKLRITECAEEVGVAPSTAHRLLAMLEFHGLIQREQDAHSFRAGPALLSLGLASVRRLDIRRRARPYMKRLASELRETISLIVLEDDHVRFLDAVESPHVLRISGRVGLSLPAHRTSAGKAMLATLSTERLRELYPDEELSHTTESSLTTRSELEAELDRVRAEGYALSEGESDPDTVAIGVAIGGGLDHVQAGLGIAAPTSRSNPELLKERAVAAVAVANELRDVLVDDSGLPS; from the coding sequence GTGGACAATGCCCTCACGATGTTGCTGCTTCTGCGGTCGAGGGAGAAGCTGCGCATCACCGAGTGCGCGGAGGAGGTCGGCGTCGCGCCGTCCACCGCGCACCGGCTGCTCGCCATGTTGGAATTCCACGGCCTGATCCAGCGGGAGCAGGACGCGCACAGTTTCCGGGCCGGCCCCGCGTTGCTCTCGCTCGGGTTGGCGTCGGTGCGGCGCCTCGACATCCGCCGGCGAGCGCGGCCGTACATGAAGCGGCTCGCCAGCGAACTGCGGGAGACGATCAGCCTTATCGTCTTGGAGGACGACCACGTCCGGTTCCTCGACGCGGTCGAGAGCCCACACGTGCTGCGGATCTCCGGACGGGTTGGCCTCTCCCTGCCCGCGCACCGCACGTCGGCGGGCAAGGCGATGCTGGCCACCCTCAGCACGGAACGTTTGCGCGAGCTCTACCCGGACGAGGAACTCTCCCACACCACCGAGTCCTCTCTCACCACCCGCTCCGAGCTGGAGGCGGAACTGGACCGAGTCCGGGCGGAGGGCTACGCGCTCAGCGAGGGCGAGAGCGACCCCGACACCGTCGCGATCGGCGTCGCCATCGGTGGCGGGCTGGACCACGTCCAAGCCGGGCTCGGCATCGCGGCACCCACCAGCCGGAGCAACCCGGAGCTGTTGAAGGAGCGCGCGGTCGCCGCCGTCGCCGTCGCCAACGAACTGCGTGACGTCCTCGTGGACGACTCCGGACTCCCGTCGTGA